A region of Aquarana catesbeiana isolate 2022-GZ linkage group LG08, ASM4218655v1, whole genome shotgun sequence DNA encodes the following proteins:
- the LOC141105508 gene encoding RRP12-like protein, with translation MGSAEFRSVDFLVTFQGLQCSPVPPEASTSYRVRSPPSASCDHHRAPPGSDRCKSGKLRPGVAGKVKRWKKGHSSDCNPEERRHREAARSRFFSRSSGKSDLTVDAVKLHNDLQSGSLSIQKRPEEEEEEMAVTERSGATFLSGLSDCTNITFNKVQRFWESNSAAHKEICAVLAAVTEVIRSQGGKETETEYFAALMTTLEAVESAESLSAVAYLLNLVLKRVPGPVLIKKFSDTSKAFMDIMSSQATSGSTSALRWIVSCLSVLLPKQDLSAWSYPSTLQVYHGLLSFTVHAKPKVRKAAQLGVCSILKGSEFMFTDSAPAHHPAAQSTAKFCVQEIEKSGGSKEATTTLHMLTLLKDLLPCFPVSVVKSCCETLLKVMTLNHVMITACAMQAFHALFSAHSNANALSAKLNAQIITALYDYLPNENDLQPLLARLAVMEKAHINLSRLQSDLSLGHLPRLSSTSMNCLLSPHLQVVSAATGTMKSVLTECVGPHVKDIGSVSSAPVSGPAGHLYKMFMLQMKTKHDVLIPPF, from the exons atggggagtg CTGAATTCCGCTCTGTAGATTTTCTGGTGACATTTCAGGGACTGCAATGCTCCCCGGTGCCGCCAGAGGCCAGCACTTCCTATAGAGTGCGATCACCACCAAGTGCTTCCTGTGATCACCATAGAGCTCCGCCCGGAAGTGATCGGTGTAAGTCGGGGAAGCTGCGCCCCGGGGTGGCCGGGAAGGTGAAGCGCTGGAAGAAGGGGCACAGCAGCGACTGCAACCCCGAGGAGAGGAGACACCGGGAGGCCGCACGGAGCCGGTTCTTCAGCCGGAGTTccg GGAAGAGTGATCTGACGGTAGACGCTGTAAAGCTGCACAATGACCTGCAGTCGGGTTCCCTGTCCATACAGAAGAGaccggaggaagaggaggaggaaatggCCGTCACAGAAAGATCCGGGGCCACCTTCCTCAGCGGCCTCTCCGATTGCACCAACATCACCTTCAACAAAGTCCAGAGATTCTGGGAGTCCAACTCGGCCGCTCACAAGGAG ATCTGTGCGGTTCTGGCTGCAGTAACAGAAGTGATCCGCTCTCAGGGAGGGAAGGAGACAGAAACGGAATACTTTGCTGCTCTG aTGACCACTCTGGAAGCTGTTGAGTCTGCGGAGTCGCTGTCTGCCGTTGCCTACCTGCTGAACCTGGTTCTGAAAAG GGTTCCGGGTCCTGTGCTGATTAAGAAATTCTCGGACACGTCTAAGGCCTTCATGGATATTATGTCCTCACAGGCCACCAGCGGCAGCACCTCCGCTCTTAGATGG atcgtttCATGTTTGTCAGTGTTGCTTCCGAAACAGGACCTGTCTGCATGGAGTTATCCCTCCACTCTGCAGGTGTACCATGGCTTACTGAGCTTCACTGTCCATGCAAAGCCAAAA gTGCGGAAGGCCGCTCAGCTTGGCGTGTGCTCCATCCTGAAAGGCAGCGAGTTCATGTTTACAGACTCCGCCCCCGCTCACCATCCTGCTGCCCAGTCCACCGCTAAATTTTGTGTCCAGGAGATCGAGAAATCGGGAG GCAGTAAAGAAGCCACCACAACGCTACACATGCTGACCCTGCTGAAGGATCTGCTGCCGTGTTTCCCTGTCAGTGTGGTCAAGTCTTGCTGTGAGACGTTACTGAAGGTCATGACCTTGAACCATGTG ATGATCACGGCTTGTGCCATGCAGGCGTTCCATGCCCTCTTCAGCGCTCACTCTAATGCCAATGCTCTGTCCGCCAAGCTCAATGCCCAGATCATCACA GCCCTGTATGACTATCTGCCCAATGAAAACGACCTGCAGCCTTTACTGGCCAGGCTGGCGGTAATGGAGAAAGCTCACATCAACTTATCACG GTTGCAGAGTGACCTGAGTTTGGGTCATCTACCTcgcctctcctccacctccatgaACTGCCTCTTGTCTCCTCATCTGCAGGTTGTGTCTGCAGCTACCGGAACCATGAAG tcCGTTCTTACAGAGTGTGTCGGCCCTCATGTAAAAGATATTGGAAGTGTCTCTTCTGCTCCAGTATCAGGACCGGCTGGTCACCTCTATAAAATGTTCAT GTTACAGATGAAGACCAAACACGATGTTCTCATCCCTCCATTCTAG